In Candidatus Sodalis pierantonius str. SOPE, one DNA window encodes the following:
- the ribB gene encoding 3,4-dihydroxy-2-butanone-4-phosphate synthase — protein sequence MNQTLLSEFGSPLQRVENVLKALRNGRGVLVLDDEDRENEGDMIFAAENMTVEQMALAIRHGSGIVCLCLTEERRQQLALPMMVERNSSHYQTAFTVTIEAAEGVSTGVSAADRLTTIRAAIKDNAKPTDLNRPGHVFPLRAQPGGVLVRGGHTEAAVDLTTLAGLKPAGVLCEVTNDDGTMAHAPEIVAFARRHDMPVLTIEDLVTYRRALAREVS from the coding sequence ATGAATCAGACGCTTCTTTCCGAATTCGGTTCTCCGCTCCAACGCGTGGAAAACGTGCTGAAGGCGCTGCGCAACGGCCGCGGAGTACTGGTACTGGACGATGAAGATCGTGAAAATGAAGGCGATATGATATTCGCCGCGGAAAACATGACCGTTGAGCAGATGGCGCTAGCCATTCGCCACGGCAGTGGTATCGTGTGCCTGTGCCTGACTGAAGAGCGCCGACAGCAATTGGCGCTGCCGATGATGGTTGAACGTAACAGCAGTCATTATCAGACAGCGTTTACCGTCACTATCGAAGCCGCTGAAGGGGTCAGCACCGGGGTATCCGCCGCCGATCGCCTGACGACAATTCGGGCCGCCATCAAAGATAACGCCAAACCCACCGATCTTAACCGTCCTGGGCATGTGTTCCCGCTGCGCGCGCAGCCGGGCGGCGTACTGGTGCGCGGGGGGCATACCGAAGCGGCCGTGGATTTAACCACCCTCGCCGGCCTGAAGCCGGCGGGCGTGCTGTGCGAAGTGACCAATGACGATGGCACTATGGCGCATGCGCCGGAAATTGTGGCCTTTGCCCGGCGCCACGACATGCCGGTGCTCACCATTGAAGATCTGGTGACCTATCGTCGCGCTCTGGCGCGCGAAGTAAGCTGA
- the hldE gene encoding bifunctional D-glycero-beta-D-manno-heptose-7-phosphate kinase/D-glycero-beta-D-manno-heptose 1-phosphate adenylyltransferase HldE, with protein MKVTLPDFRRASVLVVGDVMLDRYWYGPTSRISPEAPVPIVKVDAIEERPGGAANVAMNIAALGCHSRLVGLTGIDDAARALGARLSEVAVICDFVAVATHPTITKLRVLSRNQQLIRLDFEQGFDDVDAAPMLECIQLALPKTGALVLSDYAKGALARVREMITLARAAGVPVLVDPKGTDFSRYQGATLLTPNLSEFEAVAGACKDEETLVSRGMKIIADYQLSALLITRSEQGMTLLQPGKDPLNLPTQAQEVYDMTGAGDTVIGVLAAALVAGNSLEESCFLANAAAGVVVGKLGTSTVSPIELENAIRGRAKTGFGVMTESELKQAVALARQRGEKVVMTNGIFDILHAGHVSYLANARRLGDRLVVAVNSDDSTKRLKGESRPVNPLAQRMTVLAALEAVDWVVPFSEDTPQRLIADVLPDVLVKGGDYQPHQIASSKEVWDNGGDVLVLNFEDGCSTTNIINAIKRGERG; from the coding sequence ATGAAAGTGACCTTGCCTGATTTCCGCCGGGCGAGCGTGCTGGTCGTGGGCGATGTGATGTTGGACCGATACTGGTACGGTCCTACCAGCCGGATTTCACCGGAAGCGCCGGTGCCTATCGTAAAAGTGGACGCTATTGAGGAGCGTCCCGGCGGGGCCGCCAACGTCGCGATGAATATCGCCGCGCTGGGCTGTCATTCGCGCCTGGTCGGCCTGACCGGCATTGACGACGCCGCCCGCGCCCTGGGCGCGCGGCTTAGCGAAGTGGCGGTGATCTGCGATTTTGTTGCCGTTGCTACCCATCCCACGATAACCAAGCTGCGGGTGTTATCACGTAATCAACAGCTTATCCGCCTGGATTTCGAGCAGGGCTTCGACGATGTCGACGCCGCTCCCATGTTAGAGTGTATCCAGCTCGCGTTGCCGAAAACCGGCGCGCTGGTGCTGTCCGACTATGCAAAAGGCGCGCTGGCGCGCGTGCGCGAGATGATTACGCTGGCGCGGGCCGCCGGCGTGCCGGTGCTTGTCGACCCGAAAGGTACCGACTTCAGCCGCTATCAAGGGGCGACGCTGCTGACGCCAAACCTGTCCGAGTTCGAGGCGGTGGCAGGGGCTTGCAAAGATGAGGAAACGCTGGTGAGCCGCGGCATGAAAATCATCGCCGACTATCAGCTTTCGGCGCTGCTGATTACCCGGTCGGAGCAGGGGATGACCCTACTGCAGCCGGGTAAAGATCCGTTGAATTTACCGACCCAGGCGCAGGAGGTCTACGATATGACCGGCGCCGGGGATACGGTCATTGGCGTGCTGGCCGCCGCGCTGGTCGCTGGCAATAGCCTGGAGGAGTCCTGTTTTCTGGCCAATGCCGCGGCGGGCGTGGTGGTCGGGAAATTGGGTACGTCGACCGTCAGCCCCATCGAGTTGGAAAACGCCATCCGCGGCCGCGCCAAAACGGGCTTTGGCGTCATGACCGAAAGCGAACTGAAGCAGGCCGTGGCGCTGGCGCGCCAGCGCGGCGAAAAGGTGGTGATGACCAACGGTATCTTCGACATCTTGCATGCGGGCCACGTCAGCTATCTCGCCAACGCCCGCAGGTTGGGCGACCGGCTTGTCGTGGCGGTAAACAGCGATGATTCCACCAAGCGTCTCAAAGGGGAAAGCCGCCCGGTAAATCCTCTGGCGCAGCGCATGACCGTCCTGGCGGCGCTCGAAGCGGTGGACTGGGTGGTGCCTTTTAGTGAGGACACGCCGCAGCGGTTAATTGCCGACGTACTGCCGGATGTGCTGGTCAAGGGCGGCGACTATCAGCCGCATCAGATCGCCAGCAGCAAGGAGGTCTGGGACAACGGGGGCGACGTGCTGGTGCTGAATTTTGAAGACGGCTGTTCCACCACCAATATCATCAACGCCATTAAACGCGGCGAGCGAGGATAA
- a CDS encoding TIGR04211 family SH3 domain-containing protein, producing MLKLRHIYFAALGLGLACAASADEQRYVSDDLLTYIHSGPGNQYRIVGTLNSGDAVTLIGQNDDAGFAQVRNEKGRTAWIPLDQLSAQPSLRTRVPALEQQVQDLTQKLNTLDAGWNQRTANMQKKVATSDGVINDLKKQNQALKDQLTTAQKKVNAAAVQLDDKQRTIIMQWFMYGGGVAGVGLLLGLLLPHIISRRKKDNRWMN from the coding sequence ATGCTGAAATTACGCCATATTTACTTCGCCGCGCTCGGTCTGGGTCTCGCCTGCGCCGCCAGCGCCGACGAGCAACGTTATGTTTCCGACGACCTGCTGACCTATATACATAGCGGCCCGGGCAACCAATATCGCATTGTCGGCACCTTGAATTCCGGCGACGCCGTTACGCTTATCGGCCAAAACGACGACGCCGGCTTTGCGCAGGTGCGCAATGAAAAGGGTCGCACCGCGTGGATCCCGCTGGACCAGTTGAGCGCCCAGCCCAGCCTGCGCACCCGGGTGCCGGCGCTGGAGCAGCAGGTGCAGGATCTGACGCAAAAGCTCAATACCCTCGATGCCGGTTGGAATCAGCGCACCGCCAACATGCAGAAAAAAGTAGCCACCAGCGATGGCGTTATCAATGATCTCAAGAAGCAGAATCAGGCGCTGAAGGATCAACTCACGACGGCGCAGAAAAAAGTCAACGCGGCGGCGGTTCAGCTTGACGATAAACAGCGCACCATTATCATGCAGTGGTTCATGTATGGCGGCGGCGTGGCCGGCGTTGGCCTGCTGTTGGGCCTGTTGCTGCCCCATATCATTTCCCGTCGCAAAAAAGACAACCGCTGGATGAACTGA
- a CDS encoding multifunctional CCA addition/repair protein: MKKYQVGGAVRDGILQLPVTERDWVVVGATPQDMLAQGYQQVGKDFPVFLHPESREEYALARTERKSGQGYTGFICYSSPEVTLEEDLRRRDLTINAIARDDHGNLIDPYQGQRDIRQRWLRHVSDAFGEDPLRVLRVARFAARFAHLNFRIAPETLALMQHMTDELPQLAPERVWKETERALATRNPQVYFQVLRDCGALKTLFPEVNALFGVPAPAKWHPEIDTGIHTLMTVLMAVRLSDDIAVRFATLCHDVGKALTPRELWPSHHGHGPAGVKVVEGLCQRLKVPNPLRDLAKIVAQYHDLLHGAESLTPKTLVKLFSAIDVWRRPERLEQMILVSEADARGRTGFENHPYPQGDFLREAFRVAASVTARDVITAGFNGAEIGEELTRRRQQALASWKRQQTSSDTETIQD; the protein is encoded by the coding sequence GTGAAAAAATATCAGGTGGGCGGTGCCGTGCGTGACGGTATCTTGCAGCTCCCCGTCACGGAAAGAGACTGGGTCGTGGTCGGCGCGACGCCGCAAGACATGCTGGCGCAGGGTTATCAGCAGGTCGGCAAAGACTTCCCGGTTTTCCTACACCCCGAGAGCCGCGAAGAGTATGCGCTGGCGCGCACGGAGCGCAAATCCGGTCAAGGGTATACCGGTTTCATTTGCTACTCTTCGCCGGAAGTCACGCTGGAAGAGGATTTGCGCCGCCGCGATCTCACCATCAACGCCATCGCCCGCGATGACCACGGCAATCTGATCGATCCCTATCAGGGGCAGCGCGATATCCGCCAGCGCTGGCTGCGTCATGTCTCCGACGCCTTTGGCGAAGATCCGTTGCGGGTGCTGCGGGTCGCCCGTTTTGCCGCGCGTTTTGCCCATCTGAATTTTCGCATTGCGCCGGAAACGCTGGCGCTGATGCAGCACATGACCGATGAGCTGCCGCAGCTGGCCCCCGAGCGGGTCTGGAAAGAGACCGAGCGGGCGTTGGCAACCCGTAACCCGCAAGTCTATTTTCAGGTGTTGCGCGACTGCGGCGCGTTGAAAACATTGTTCCCGGAAGTGAATGCGCTGTTTGGCGTCCCTGCGCCGGCAAAATGGCATCCGGAAATCGATACCGGCATTCATACCCTGATGACGGTATTGATGGCGGTCCGGCTATCGGACGATATCGCGGTACGTTTCGCCACGCTTTGCCATGATGTGGGCAAAGCGCTGACCCCGCGCGAATTGTGGCCCAGCCATCACGGCCACGGCCCGGCTGGGGTGAAAGTGGTGGAAGGACTGTGCCAACGTCTGAAAGTGCCCAATCCGCTGCGTGATTTAGCGAAGATCGTGGCCCAATACCATGACCTGCTGCACGGCGCCGAGAGCCTGACGCCGAAGACGCTGGTAAAATTGTTCAGCGCCATTGATGTCTGGCGCCGGCCGGAGCGTCTGGAGCAAATGATCCTCGTCAGCGAAGCCGACGCCCGCGGACGTACCGGTTTTGAAAACCATCCCTATCCGCAGGGAGATTTCCTGCGCGAAGCGTTCCGCGTGGCTGCGTCGGTTACCGCGCGCGACGTTATCACGGCGGGATTCAACGGCGCCGAAATCGGCGAGGAGCTCACCCGGCGGCGCCAGCAGGCCCTGGCCAGTTGGAAGCGACAGCAGACAAGCAGCGACACCGAAACCATTCAGGACTGA
- a CDS encoding IS256-like element ISSoEn2 family transposase: protein MDEKQLQALANELAKNLKTPEDISHFDRLLKKISVEAALNAEMTHHLGYDKNQPKPGTNARNGYSTKTVTTGDGPLALRTPRDRDGSFEPQLVKKNQTRITGMDNQILSLYAKGMTTREIAAAFKELYNVDVSPALVSKVTDAVMEQVVEWQNRPLDAVYPIVYLDCIVLKVRQDSRIINKSVFLALGINIEGQKELLGMWLAENEGAKFWLNVLTELKNRGLNDILIACVDGLKGFPDAINAVYSEARLQLCIVHMVRNSLRFVSWKDYKAVTRDLKAIYQAPTEEAGLQALEAFSSAWDIRYPQISRSWQANWANLATFFAYPTDIRKVIYTTNAIESLNSVIRHAIKKRKVFPTDDAVKKVVWLAIQATSQKWTMPLRDWRMAMSRFIIEFGDRLDGHF from the coding sequence ATGGACGAAAAACAGTTGCAGGCTCTGGCTAACGAACTGGCCAAAAATCTCAAAACCCCTGAAGATATCAGTCACTTCGATCGGCTGCTGAAAAAAATCAGTGTCGAAGCAGCTCTCAATGCCGAAATGACCCATCACCTCGGCTACGATAAAAATCAGCCTAAACCGGGGACCAACGCCCGCAACGGCTATTCCACAAAAACCGTTACCACTGGCGATGGCCCGCTGGCGCTGCGTACTCCGCGCGATCGTGACGGTTCCTTTGAACCGCAACTGGTGAAGAAGAACCAGACCCGGATTACCGGGATGGATAACCAGATTTTATCGTTGTACGCTAAAGGGATGACCACCCGCGAGATCGCCGCCGCGTTCAAAGAGCTGTATAACGTCGATGTCTCGCCGGCGCTGGTCTCAAAGGTCACCGATGCGGTCATGGAGCAGGTTGTCGAATGGCAAAACCGGCCTCTGGATGCAGTCTATCCCATTGTTTATCTTGACTGTATCGTTCTAAAAGTCCGGCAGGACAGCCGCATCATCAACAAATCTGTGTTCCTGGCGCTGGGCATCAACATCGAAGGCCAGAAAGAGTTGCTAGGTATGTGGCTGGCCGAAAATGAAGGCGCAAAGTTCTGGCTGAACGTGCTGACAGAGCTGAAAAACCGCGGCCTGAACGATATCCTTATCGCCTGCGTAGACGGGCTGAAAGGTTTCCCTGACGCTATTAACGCGGTGTATTCGGAGGCGCGGCTCCAGCTGTGTATCGTGCATATGGTGCGCAACAGCCTGCGGTTCGTCTCCTGGAAGGACTACAAGGCCGTCACCCGCGACCTGAAAGCTATCTATCAGGCCCCTACGGAAGAAGCCGGTTTGCAAGCGCTGGAAGCGTTCTCCAGTGCCTGGGACATCCGCTACCCGCAAATAAGTCGAAGCTGGCAGGCAAACTGGGCCAATCTGGCCACGTTCTTTGCCTACCCAACGGACATCCGCAAGGTGATCTACACGACCAACGCCATCGAGTCGTTAAACAGCGTGATCCGGCATGCCATCAAAAAGCGCAAGGTGTTCCCGACCGACGACGCAGTGAAAAAGGTGGTGTGGCTGGCGATACAGGCGACCTCACAGAAATGGACAATGCCTTTGAGGGACTGGCGCATGGCAATGAGCCGCTTTATTATCGAGTTCGGTGACCGCCTGGACGGTCACTTCTGA